The Sphingomonas donggukensis genomic interval CGCCACGCAACGGTGTTCGTGAAGCCGCTGCTCGGCAAGGACGAGGCGGTGGTGCTGAAGGCGCTGCGCACCAACACCGCCTACCTCCAGCGCGAGGTCGCCGCGCGGGTGCAGATGAAATACGCCGCGAAGCTGAAATTCCTGGCCGACGAAAGCTTCGACGAAGGAACGCACATCGACACGTTGCTCCGTGCGCCGAAAGTGGCGCAGGACCTGGGTGCGGAAACCGACGACGCCTGAGTCGCTTTCCTGCGCCCGATGCGACAAGGTCGCGCGCTATGGCCAAGCTCTATTTCTACTACGCCAGCATGAACGCGGGGAAATCGACCACGCTGCTGCAGGCCGATTTCAATTACCGCGAGCGCGGCATGCGGACGATGTTGTTCACCGCGGCGATCGACGATCGGTTTGCGGCGCGGACGATCACGTCGCGGATCGGGTTGGCACAG includes:
- the rbfA gene encoding 30S ribosome-binding factor RbfA, whose product is MKTEPPEKSVRTLRVGEQVRHVLSEILARGDVHDETLAKHLVTVTEVRMSPDLRHATVFVKPLLGKDEAVVLKALRTNTAYLQREVAARVQMKYAAKLKFLADESFDEGTHIDTLLRAPKVAQDLGAETDDA